The following DNA comes from Hordeum vulgare subsp. vulgare chromosome 3H, MorexV3_pseudomolecules_assembly, whole genome shotgun sequence.
TCTAGTCACAACCGACAACTATGTGTTTGTTCATGATTAAAATACCACTGTTTTTCTCCATCCAGATCCCTCTTGCTAGCTACTTGCCTACATGGAAAGGAAACGTGATCGAAGCGGAGATGGAAATGAATCCTTCTCGCGTCGTGGGAATGTCTGTCTCGTTAAATGCAGAAGGCGGCGTTCCTGGTGCTAAGACTGGGCCAGGCGATTTTAGATTAGACATCGATTGGATCAAGGCGATGAGGGCACTGTGATTTCCACAGCCTGTCTTTCGGCTTTCGCAGTATATTTCTGGTCCTAAAATTCCAAGAGCGTTTCATTCTATGTAGTTGCTCGCCGAGCTCCTTCACAAAAGAGAATCTCATCCTGTATGCAGCTACTTTGTCCTACGGTGATAGATGAGTGTCATCAATAACCAGGGGTATGAACGGTAAAACCATCATACGACAGATTGTCAAATCCTGCATCCATCGTAGATGCATGAAATGTTTCACTTTGTATCGGAGCAGTAACCATGGAAATAGTTATCGGTCCAGCACCATTGAATAaagaattttgagcagttttaacATGACCCCTCTGGCCCTCTTGCCTGTCATGAAACTTTTTGTACTGTAGAAGTGCATGCTCTAGCCAATGCAATCAAAAGAACGATTTGATGAAAGAGACTAGGCAGCACATTATACGTCACACTCCCCCTCACGTGTGACTTTGATACCATGTAGAAGCGCatgctctaaccaatgcagccaaAAGATCGATCTGATTGAAGAGACTAGGCAGCACATTATACGTCAACACGTGCTACCTTCCAGATGATAGATGTTCAATCTACAGTTCCGTGAAGCCTACTTGATGTTTTTTCTTTGAATTGTCCACCTGCTAAATCGCACGTTTTTCGCTAGGGTGCTTCAACCTGTCAGACTTGTCAAAGAGTACATTTTGGCCACTAAAATGATGAAAAGCCCGTGCCGGCAGGCGACAGCAAAGGGAAGCTTCTCGGCACAAGGATGCAAAAACGAACGCGGTTCAATCTGAAGAATCTCACAGTAGTTTATTCCATTCCGAGAAAAATAATCCTAAACTCGCTACCGGCCGATTTCCATGAACCAACCCAAGGGAGACTCATCATTTCGACTGGCAGCCACGGGGAAGATGAGCCCAACAAAATTGACTGACCAACAGCCCAACACCGTGGCGAAGACGCGTGGTGCCACCGGCTACTTTCCTCGCTCGCACGTATGCACAGACGACGGCGGGCCCGCCTTCTCTGTCACTGTCACCCTTCGATGAAGCCGGTCATCCGCAACACGGAGTTGCGCAGGTGGCTGAGGTCCCGGTGCGCCCGCCCGGGCCCCGACCGCAGCGAGaacgccgccgccttcccctccgACCACCTGCGCGACACCATCAGGTGCGGCGGCACCATGGCGCcgtcgtgctcctcctcctcctcctcgtcgtccaggTCGGCGCGCCCGCGGGGCAGGTGGGCGGGCCTGGGAATGTCCACGGGCGCAGAGCGCTGCCGGCGGTGATCCCTGGAGGCTCCTCCGGGAGCCGCCGTCGATGGCCCATACGGGCTCCCCGGAGCGCCGTGGCGCGTCTCCGGCCACAGCACCTCGCACTCGGACAGCTCCTCCTGCTCCACCGTCGACATATTTGTGCGGTTTTGTGCTCGCCTGCGTGTTACACTTGGGGACTTTGCCGACTTGGATTGGAAGCTCGATGATCTTTTTGGTTATCGGCGAACAGG
Coding sequences within:
- the LOC123444327 gene encoding uncharacterized protein LOC123444327, producing the protein MSTVEQEELSECEVLWPETRHGAPGSPYGPSTAAPGGASRDHRRQRSAPVDIPRPAHLPRGRADLDDEEEEEEHDGAMVPPHLMVSRRWSEGKAAAFSLRSGPGRAHRDLSHLRNSVLRMTGFIEG